The nucleotide sequence GCGGTGACGCGCCAGCGGCTCCTCATCGCCCAGCGACAGGATGGTGGTGACCACCAGGGTGCTGGAGTCGGAGCTGGTCACGAACCAGCTGATCAGCAGGAAGATCAACAGCGAGGAAAGGATGACTCCCAGCACGCCGTTGCCGGCCAGGGCATCGGCGGTGGCGAACAGGGCTTCCGGCAGGTTCCAGTTGCGCACCAGCGTCATCAGCTCGCCGGTCCCCGGGCCCATGGCGGCCGTCAGCTCCTGATGCAGACCGGTACCGCCGAACAGCGCCTGCCAGAGGAAGATGATCAGCGGTGGGGCGATCAGCACGCCGAGGATGAACTCGCGCAGGGTGCGCCCCTTGGAGATGCGCGCGATGAACAGGCCGATGAACGGGGCCCAGGCCAGCCACCAGGCCCAGTAGAAGATGGTCCAGCCTTCCTGCCAGCTGCTCTCGCCCGGGGTCTGGGCGACCCAGAGTCCCATCGGCACCACGTCGCGCAGATAGGCCAGCAACGTCTCGCCGAACAGCGAGATCAACCACAGGGTGGGGCCGCCGATCAGGAAGCTGCCGACCACGAGCACCGAGACGCCGATGTTGAGCTCGGAGATGAAGCGGATGCCGCGCTTCACGCCGGAGACGGCAGATGCGATGGAGATCACGCTGATGACGGCGATCAACGCCAGCTGAGTGCCGAGCCCGGCATCCAGTCCGGTGAGGCGGTTGAGCCCGACGGCGATCTGGCTGACGCCGAGACCCAGTGAGGTCGCGATTCCGAAGACACAGCCCAGTACGCCCATGATATCCACGGCGTGACCGATGGGACCGTAGATACGCTCGCCGATCAGCGGATAGAGCGCCGAGCGCAGCGCCAGGGGCAGGTGATGGCGGTAGGCGAAGTAGGCGAGTGTCATGCCGACGACGCCATACACCGCCCAGCCATGCAGGCCCCAATGGAAGAAGGCCACCTTGAGGGCCTCGACGGCGCGGGCATGGTCCATGTTGGTAGCGCCGGCCAGACCCGCGTGCGGGTTGTTGGGGTACCCGAAGCCACCGGAGTCGTCGAAGTAGAACAGTGGCTCGGCGACCCCGAAGAACAGGATGCCGATCCCGACGCCTGCCGAGAGCAGCATCGAGATCCAGGTAAAACGCGAGAACTCGGGTCTGCTGTCCCTGGGGCCGAGTCGCAGGCTGCCCCAGGGAGACACCACCATGACCAGTGACAGGGCGATCATGCCCACGACCAGGATGAGGTAGTAGGTGCCGAAGGTGTTCTCGATCCAGGCGCGGGCGGCGCCGAACAGGGCGGAAGAGGCCTGCGGACTCAGGCCGGCACCGACCACGAAGGCCAGCAGCAGGCCGGCAGCGGTGAGTGTCATGCCCTTGTGCATGCCCTTGAGCGGGCCGCGGGTCTCAAGGCGCTGCGTCAAATCAGGGGGGATGCCGCGGTGAGCGGACTCTTGCGAGTCCTGTTGGGCGGGTGTCATGGGAACACTCCTTTATTGTTGTGATTGTTGTCTCGCACTACCTGTGTGGAACGTTCTGGACATCAGACATCGACACGTTCTAAGGCTAGAGCGTCGTCCCCGATCATTTTCTCCCCAAACGAAGTCCAGTTAGCTGAACGCGTCATGCGGCAAGCGTCAGGCCGGCTTTTCGGATATTTTCTCGCTGGAAGCCTGCATTGCCTCAGCGCTCAGGAGCCCTCCGAGAGAGGCTGGAAGAGGATGTCCGGGAGCCAGAAACGCCAATCCCCGCCGGGCCTTGTGGCCTCAAGCGGGGATTGGTGTCATGCGGGTGCCGGCATCAGGTCACGGCAGGAGCCGTGACCGGCATTGGTCAGACTGACCGGCGGATCAATTCAGGCCCGTGTCGGGGGAGGCGCGGCGACGTGCCTTGAGCGCCATGCGCGATTCCTCGATCAGGGCGATCAGAAGACCCAGTGTCATGAGCAGAATGACCAGGCTGACCGGCAATGCCGCCGCCATCAGCACGGTCTGAAGGGCTTTCAGGCCGCCGGCCATCAGCAGGACGGCAGCGACCGAGCCGATGCAGACGCCCCAGAAGATCCGGTGGCGCGCCAGCGGCTCCTCATCGCCCATCGACAGGATGGTGGTGATGACCAGGGTGCTGGAGTCGGAGCTGGTCACGAACCAGCTGATCAGCAGGAAGATCAGCAGTGAGGACAGGATGACGCTCAGAGTGTCATTGGCCACCAGTGTATCCGCCGTGGCGAACAGCGCCTCCGGCAGGTTCCAGTCGCGGATCATGCCCATCAGTTCGCCGGTTCCCGGGCCCATGGCTGCGGTCAGTTCCTGGTGCAGCGCGGTGCCACCGAACAGCGCCTGCCAGATGAAGATGATCAGCGGCGGTGCGATCAGCACGCCCAGCACGAATTCACGCACGGTGCGGCCCTTGGAGATACGGGCGATGAACAGGCCGATGAACGGCGCCCATGCCAGCCACCAGGCCCAGTAGAAGATGGTCCAGGCATCCTGCCAGTCGCGTTCCAGCGGCGTGCCCGCCACCCACAGACCCATGGGAATGACGTCACGCACATAGGAGACCAGCGTCTCGCCGAACATGCTGATCAACCACAGTGTCGGCCCCCCGATCAGGAAGCTGCCCACCACGATGACGGAGACGCCGACGTTGAGTTCGGAGATGATGCGGATACCCCGGCTGACCCCCGAGACGGCAGACGCGATGGAGATGGCGCAGATCACGGCAATCAGCACCACCTGGGTGTAGATGCCGGAATCCAGCCCGGTCAGACGATTGAGGCCGACGGCGATCTGGCTGACGCCCAGGCCCAGCGAGGTGGCGATACCGAACACGCAGCCCAGTACCCCCATGATGTCGACGGCGTGGCCGATGGGGCCATAGATGCGATTGCCGATCAGCGGATACAGCGCGGAGCGCAGGGCCAGCGGCAGGCCGCGGCGATAGGCGAAGTAGGCCAGGGTCATGCCGACGATCACATAGACCGCCCAGCCATGCAGGCCCCAGTGGAAGAAGGCCAGCTTGAGCGCATCCACGGCGCGCGCATGGGTCATGGCGGTGTGGCCGGCGAGGTCCGCGTGCGGGTTGTTCGGGTAGCCGAAGCCGCCGGAGTCATCGAAGTAGAACAGCGGCTCGGCGACCCCGAAGAACAGGATGCCGATGCCGACGCCTGCCGAGAGCAGCATCGAGACCCAGGTGAAGCGAGAGAATTCGGGACGGCTGTCCGGTGCGCCGAGGCGCAGGTTGCCCCAAGGAGAGAACACCAGGGCGATGCACAGCC is from Cobetia marina and encodes:
- a CDS encoding BCCT family transporter, whose translation is MTPAQQDSQESAHRGIPPDLTQRLETRGPLKGMHKGMTLTAAGLLLAFVVGAGLSPQASSALFGAARAWIENTFGTYYLILVVGMIALSLVMVVSPWGSLRLGPRDSRPEFSRFTWISMLLSAGVGIGILFFGVAEPLFYFDDSGGFGYPNNPHAGLAGATNMDHARAVEALKVAFFHWGLHGWAVYGVVGMTLAYFAYRHHLPLALRSALYPLIGERIYGPIGHAVDIMGVLGCVFGIATSLGLGVSQIAVGLNRLTGLDAGLGTQLALIAVISVISIASAVSGVKRGIRFISELNIGVSVLVVGSFLIGGPTLWLISLFGETLLAYLRDVVPMGLWVAQTPGESSWQEGWTIFYWAWWLAWAPFIGLFIARISKGRTLREFILGVLIAPPLIIFLWQALFGGTGLHQELTAAMGPGTGELMTLVRNWNLPEALFATADALAGNGVLGVILSSLLIFLLISWFVTSSDSSTLVVTTILSLGDEEPLARHRIFWGICIGLVAGTLLMAGGLKALQTILMAAALPMSFVIVAMTMGLLVALYQESGNALKRFKKPAQHHTGP
- a CDS encoding BCCT family transporter; amino-acid sequence: MTPSQSDPASSPDSTNTAPLPYPDASSSVQVETSGWLTGMHKGMTLTSAGLLLLFVLATGLAPDMSASLFGAARAWIESTFGTYYLVTIVGLIGLCIALVFSPWGNLRLGAPDSRPEFSRFTWVSMLLSAGVGIGILFFGVAEPLFYFDDSGGFGYPNNPHADLAGHTAMTHARAVDALKLAFFHWGLHGWAVYVIVGMTLAYFAYRRGLPLALRSALYPLIGNRIYGPIGHAVDIMGVLGCVFGIATSLGLGVSQIAVGLNRLTGLDSGIYTQVVLIAVICAISIASAVSGVSRGIRIISELNVGVSVIVVGSFLIGGPTLWLISMFGETLVSYVRDVIPMGLWVAGTPLERDWQDAWTIFYWAWWLAWAPFIGLFIARISKGRTVREFVLGVLIAPPLIIFIWQALFGGTALHQELTAAMGPGTGELMGMIRDWNLPEALFATADTLVANDTLSVILSSLLIFLLISWFVTSSDSSTLVITTILSMGDEEPLARHRIFWGVCIGSVAAVLLMAGGLKALQTVLMAAALPVSLVILLMTLGLLIALIEESRMALKARRRASPDTGLN